From the genome of Flammeovirgaceae bacterium:
GGCGGGCACGCCAACGATTATCCCTATGTCCCATTTTTTGGCGTTTTTTACGATGTCCTCCAGCTTGGCGTCCCAACTCCTGGTCTTGGCAATCTTTTTCCCGGGCTTATAAAAATGCTGGAACCAAAAGGGAAGCCTGGCGGCCTGTATCCCACTGAGGTCCCCTTCAAAGTAATTGCCCTTGCGGTTGAGGTGGGTGCTTCCCCCCAGCATTAAAATACCGGCACCGTAAAATTCCGAGGGCAATCCATACTTCGACAAAGTCAATATTTGGCGGATGCTTGTCTTCTGAATGGCCTTGGTCATCTCCTTGGTAACGGGGATGTGCTTGGAAGAAGACTCGGAGGTGCCGGAGCTGAGGGCAAAATACTTTATCCTTCCCGGCCAGCTGATGTTCCTGGCCCCTTTAAGGGACAGGTGCCACCAGTCGTTGTAAATTTTATTGTAATCGTGGATGGGCACCACCGACCGGAACGAATCGTAGAATTCATTGTCCTCCTTTCTAAAGTGCTTGAGAATATCGGGGAACCCATAATACCGTCCAAACTCCGTTTGGCTGGCCGTTATCAGAAGGTGCTTCAATTCCTGCTTTTGCAGTTCGGCCGGGGAGGAGAATTCCTGCTCCAGGTTTTCACGAAGTTTTATGCCTTTTTTTAGCAACGTGCCTAATATCGCCATATTATTGCATTCGGGTTTTGTTTGGCCTCGGCTGGGCGAACACCAAAGTTAAAAAATGAGCATTAAAAACAACATAAACTTACTGCAGCGGGAGCTTGATGGGAAAAAATGCAAGCTGATTGCCGTAAGCAAGACCCAGCCTGTCGAAAAGATCATGGAGGCCTACCATGCCGGCCACCGTGCCTTTGGGGAAAATAAGGCCAGGGAATTGGAGCGAAAGTGGAACGAACTCCCTAAAGATATCGAGTGGCACATGATTGGCCACCTTCAAACCAATAAGGTAAAGTACATTGCCCCCTTTGTGTCGTTGATCCATTCGGTTGACAGCCAGAAGCTGGTGGAAGAAATCAACAAACAAGGCAACAAGGCCAACCGTGTGGTCCCCTGCCTGC
Proteins encoded in this window:
- a CDS encoding YggS family pyridoxal phosphate-dependent enzyme, which produces MSIKNNINLLQRELDGKKCKLIAVSKTQPVEKIMEAYHAGHRAFGENKARELERKWNELPKDIEWHMIGHLQTNKVKYIAPFVSLIHSVDSQKLVEEINKQGNKANRVVPCLLQVHIASEDSKFGLKYDGLLGLLETVNNFPFVKVTGLMGMATLTDDESVIRNEFALLKQYFDDLKGKKFSKNIEMKDLSMGMSADYPIAVGLGSTLVRIGTAIFGERSK